One Cyclopterus lumpus isolate fCycLum1 chromosome 7, fCycLum1.pri, whole genome shotgun sequence DNA window includes the following coding sequences:
- the tmem9 gene encoding transmembrane protein 9, which yields MPSGRKGSGSFVVPALVTWLLLDAVVFVQAKNFEDVRCKCICPPYRNITGHIYNRNVSQKDCNCLHVVEPMPVPGHDVEAYCLLCECKYEERSSNTIKVTIIIYLSVVGALLLYMLFLLLVEPLIRKHDAYTQPLHNEEDSEEMRPPVDSAQAKGNTVLERVEGAQQRWKKQVQEQRKTVFDRHKMLS from the exons ATGCCGTCTGGAAGGAAAGGATCCGGGTCATTTGTTGTGCCCGCACTGGTGACCTGGTTGCTGCTGGatgctgttgtgtttgtgcaggCGAAG AACTTTGAGGATGTTCGCTGCAAATGCATCTGCCCGCCATACAGAAACATCACTGGCCACATATATAACAGAAATGTGTCTCAGAAGGATTG TAATTGCCTCCATGTAGTGGAGCCCATGCCGGTGCCTGGCCATGACGTGGAAGCGTACTGCCTGTTGTGTGAGTGCAAGTACGAGGAACGAAGCAGCAACACCATCAAG GTAACCATCATCATTTACCTGTCTGTCGTGGGTGCGCTGCTGCTCTATATGctgttcctgctgctggttgAACCTCTTATTCGCAAACATGACGCCTACACCCAGCCACTGCACAATGAGGAGGACTCTGAG GAGATGCGTCCGCCGGTGGACAGTGCCCAGGCCAAAGGAAACACAGTGCTGGAGCGGGTTGAGGGGGCACAGCAGCGCTGGAAGAAGCAGGTCCAGGAACAACGCAAAACTGTTTTTGACCGCCACAAGATGCTTAGTTAA